A DNA window from Altererythrobacter sp. B11 contains the following coding sequences:
- a CDS encoding c-type cytochrome, with protein sequence MIRAGAVCLLPLALAACDQNMVQQPRYDPYEAAELFPDGQAMQPPPGGTIDLGTPARQAAAAAMPAIDEALLKRGRERYGIYCSMCHGEDGRGNGVVPSRGYPHPPSFLAPRLRAVADQHIFDVITEGYGVMYSYADRVPPADRWAIVAWIRVLQRAQQGDGDEA encoded by the coding sequence GTGATCCGCGCCGGCGCCGTCTGCCTGCTCCCGCTCGCGCTGGCCGCCTGTGACCAGAACATGGTCCAGCAGCCGCGCTACGATCCCTATGAAGCGGCGGAGTTGTTCCCCGACGGGCAGGCCATGCAGCCGCCGCCGGGGGGCACGATCGACCTCGGAACACCTGCCCGCCAAGCGGCCGCCGCGGCAATGCCGGCGATCGACGAGGCGCTGCTGAAGCGCGGCCGCGAACGCTACGGCATCTATTGCAGCATGTGCCATGGCGAGGACGGGCGGGGCAACGGAGTGGTGCCCAGCCGTGGCTACCCCCATCCGCCGAGCTTCCTTGCACCGCGCCTGCGCGCCGTGGCGGACCAGCACATCTTCGACGTGATTACCGAAGGTTACGGCGTGATGTATTCCTATGCCGACCGGGTGCCGCCGGCCGACCGCTGGGCGATCGTCGCGTGGATCCGGGTGCTGCAAAGGGCGCAGCAAGGGGACGGTGATGAGGCCTGA
- the coxB gene encoding cytochrome c oxidase subunit II, producing the protein MSGFFPWQPAASAYGRQIDLLAAAFGTMVWLLAIPVFVLMAVFAWRYRRTREVNRQNRPNGNVWVEASWSVIPFLMILVFYVWATSLYLDLRQPPEDAVTIDVVAKQWMWKFQHPEGAREINDLHVPVGTPIKLVMTSQDVIHSLYLPALRIKQDVVPGRYSTLWFTADRAGAYPLRCAEFCGADHSVMGGKLIVMEAADFAAWQAAHNGNGALSAAERGARLYRTSGCAGCHDRTQEGLAPALSDIFGRQVVLADGSRTRADEQYLRDAIMLPNKQVVAGFRGIMPSYAASFSAEEVADLVAFLKSAPSADGRIAQP; encoded by the coding sequence GTGAGCGGTTTCTTCCCCTGGCAGCCCGCGGCGTCAGCCTATGGCCGGCAGATTGATCTGCTGGCCGCCGCCTTCGGGACCATGGTGTGGCTGCTCGCGATCCCGGTGTTTGTGCTGATGGCGGTCTTCGCCTGGCGCTATCGCCGCACGCGAGAGGTCAATCGCCAGAACCGCCCCAACGGCAATGTGTGGGTGGAAGCGAGCTGGTCGGTCATCCCGTTCCTGATGATCCTGGTGTTCTATGTCTGGGCCACTTCGCTCTATCTCGATCTGCGCCAGCCGCCCGAGGATGCCGTAACCATCGACGTGGTGGCCAAGCAGTGGATGTGGAAGTTCCAGCATCCCGAGGGCGCGCGCGAAATCAACGATCTGCACGTTCCCGTCGGCACTCCGATCAAGCTGGTCATGACATCGCAGGATGTGATCCACAGCCTCTACCTGCCGGCCCTTCGTATCAAGCAGGACGTGGTTCCGGGGCGTTACAGCACCTTGTGGTTCACCGCGGATCGTGCGGGCGCCTATCCGCTGCGCTGCGCCGAATTCTGCGGGGCGGACCATTCGGTGATGGGCGGCAAGCTGATCGTGATGGAAGCTGCCGATTTCGCCGCATGGCAGGCTGCCCACAACGGCAACGGCGCGCTTTCCGCCGCCGAACGGGGCGCGCGGCTGTATCGCACCAGTGGCTGCGCCGGCTGCCATGACCGGACGCAGGAAGGGCTCGCTCCGGCGCTCTCCGACATATTCGGCCGCCAGGTCGTGCTCGCTGACGGATCGCGCACCCGCGCGGACGAGCAATATCTGCGCGATGCAATCATGCTGCCCAACAAGCAGGTGGTGGCCGGCTTCCGCGGGATCATGCCCTCTTACGCGGCGAGCTTCAGCGCGGAGGAGGTGGCGGACCTCGTCGCCTTCCTCAAGTCCGCCCCCAGTGCAGACGGGAGGATCGCCCAGCCATGA
- a CDS encoding SCO family protein: MKALLAILLALLSTPVAAQQFDPFKEARIDNDPGASIPLDGAFVDQNGRPTSLQRIADGRPLLLVPVLHECPNFCRVTLSGITDAIAALPAGERGRFATVAFGIDPREGPAEAADDLHRLAEQTGRAPPPDTFATTGPKSAIRDVTDALGYHYKWDERIGQYAHAAAFAVITPQGHLSRWFYGLDPDPAELGKALEVARQDKTGGGWAQQLLLVCFHYDPETGQYTPAITKILRLAGFATVLAIGLGILFLRRRTQ, encoded by the coding sequence GTGAAGGCGCTGCTGGCGATCCTTCTGGCGCTGTTGTCCACTCCGGTGGCGGCACAGCAATTCGACCCGTTCAAGGAAGCCCGGATCGACAATGATCCCGGGGCAAGCATTCCGCTGGATGGCGCATTTGTCGACCAGAACGGGCGCCCAACCTCGCTGCAGAGGATCGCCGACGGGCGGCCGCTGCTGCTGGTGCCAGTGCTGCACGAATGCCCGAACTTCTGCCGCGTCACACTGTCCGGCATCACCGATGCCATTGCCGCTCTGCCTGCCGGAGAGCGGGGCCGCTTCGCGACGGTGGCCTTCGGCATCGATCCGCGCGAAGGGCCGGCTGAGGCCGCCGACGATCTGCATCGACTGGCGGAGCAAACCGGCCGCGCGCCGCCGCCCGACACCTTCGCCACCACCGGCCCGAAGAGTGCCATCCGCGATGTGACCGATGCGCTGGGCTATCACTACAAGTGGGACGAGCGGATTGGCCAATATGCCCATGCCGCCGCTTTCGCGGTGATCACGCCGCAGGGCCATCTTTCCCGCTGGTTCTACGGGTTGGACCCCGATCCGGCTGAATTGGGCAAGGCGCTTGAGGTGGCGCGGCAGGACAAGACCGGCGGCGGCTGGGCCCAGCAACTGCTGCTCGTGTGCTTTCATTACGACCCGGAGACCGGGCAATACACGCCCGCTATCACCAAGATCCTGCGCCTTGCCGGCTTTGCCACGGTGCTGGCGATCGGCCTCGGCATCCTCTTCCTCCGGCGGAGGACCCAGTGA
- a CDS encoding DUF3341 domain-containing protein: MSDRPLYALLAQFDRPERLLEATIALRRQGFCNLDAFSPFPVEGLARALGFSENKVQVATLVGGVLGAVAGFAMQAAVSLDYPLWVGGRPLVAVPAFMLITFELMVLGAVLGGIGTMLVANRLPRLNHPLFEAEEFGVGDPDRFFLAIMADEGFDRDEAGKALAALHPAAIIELPEGPQ; the protein is encoded by the coding sequence ATGAGTGACCGGCCGCTCTACGCTCTGCTCGCCCAATTCGACCGGCCGGAGCGATTGCTGGAAGCAACAATTGCACTGCGCCGGCAGGGCTTTTGCAATCTCGATGCATTCAGCCCTTTCCCGGTCGAGGGACTGGCGCGCGCACTGGGGTTTTCGGAGAACAAGGTGCAGGTCGCAACGCTTGTCGGCGGGGTGCTGGGTGCCGTGGCGGGCTTTGCCATGCAGGCGGCGGTCAGCCTCGACTATCCGCTGTGGGTAGGTGGCCGGCCGTTGGTAGCAGTGCCGGCTTTCATGTTGATAACCTTCGAACTTATGGTTCTGGGCGCGGTGCTCGGCGGCATCGGCACCATGCTGGTGGCGAACCGCCTGCCGCGCCTGAACCATCCGCTGTTCGAGGCGGAGGAGTTCGGGGTGGGCGATCCCGATCGCTTCTTCCTCGCGATCATGGCTGATGAAGGCTTCGACCGCGACGAGGCGGGAAAGGCGCTGGCGGCACTGCACCCGGCGGCCATTATCGAACTGCCGGAGGGGCCGCAGTGA
- the nrfD gene encoding NrfD/PsrC family molybdoenzyme membrane anchor subunit: MSAKAERMEDAERILRIPAHFPNRRMWWVLFLFALSLLLLFFVSVAVLFGHGPGVWGNNIPVGWGFPIANYVWWLGIGHAGTLISALLLLVGQQWRNSLNRFAEAMTLFAVTCAGLYPILHLGRPWRFYWMAPYFNTMNVWPQFRSPLTWDFFAVLTYLIVSVLFWYIGIIPDLAAARDRAKKRRWALFFGLGALGWRGSAHHWERWNKAYRTTAAIAVPLVVSVHSEISLLFAAGPVPGWNSTVFPPYFVLGAAFSGFAVVSMLTIWLRAMLGLGGLVKDHHLNMLGILTLATGMMTAYGYVAEVFTAAWAGGRELETLFDRFSGPYAWSFWGAVLFNFGPLQLLWWRSLRTRPLILFLVGLSAAIGMWLERYMLVVSSLYRDWLESSEGLFHASFWDWSLFAGTIGLFLTLFLLFVRFLPVISVFEVEEAADE, encoded by the coding sequence GTGAGCGCGAAGGCGGAGCGGATGGAGGATGCGGAGCGGATCCTGCGCATCCCGGCACATTTTCCCAATCGGCGCATGTGGTGGGTGCTGTTCCTTTTCGCGCTGTCGCTGCTGCTGCTGTTCTTCGTCTCGGTCGCCGTGCTGTTCGGCCACGGCCCCGGCGTGTGGGGGAACAACATCCCCGTCGGCTGGGGCTTTCCCATCGCCAATTATGTCTGGTGGCTGGGCATCGGCCATGCCGGCACGCTGATTTCGGCCCTGCTGCTGCTTGTGGGCCAGCAATGGCGCAATTCGCTGAACCGCTTCGCGGAAGCGATGACGCTGTTCGCCGTCACCTGCGCCGGGCTCTACCCGATCCTGCATCTGGGGCGGCCGTGGCGGTTCTACTGGATGGCGCCCTATTTCAACACGATGAATGTGTGGCCGCAGTTCCGCAGCCCCCTGACCTGGGATTTCTTCGCGGTCCTCACCTATCTCATCGTCTCGGTGTTGTTCTGGTATATCGGCATCATCCCCGATCTGGCCGCGGCGCGGGACCGGGCGAAGAAGCGGCGCTGGGCGCTGTTCTTCGGCCTCGGCGCGCTGGGCTGGCGCGGATCGGCGCATCATTGGGAACGGTGGAACAAGGCCTACCGCACCACCGCCGCGATCGCGGTGCCGCTGGTCGTGTCGGTCCATTCCGAAATCTCGCTGCTGTTCGCGGCGGGCCCGGTGCCCGGCTGGAACTCCACGGTCTTCCCGCCCTACTTCGTGCTGGGTGCGGCATTTTCGGGCTTCGCCGTGGTGTCGATGCTCACCATCTGGCTACGCGCCATGCTGGGGCTCGGCGGGCTGGTGAAGGACCATCACCTCAACATGCTCGGCATCCTCACCCTCGCGACCGGGATGATGACCGCCTATGGCTATGTGGCCGAAGTGTTCACCGCGGCCTGGGCCGGCGGGCGCGAGCTGGAGACGCTCTTCGACCGCTTTTCCGGACCCTATGCCTGGAGCTTCTGGGGTGCGGTGCTGTTCAATTTCGGCCCGCTCCAGCTGCTCTGGTGGCGCAGCCTGCGCACCCGTCCGCTGATCCTGTTCCTGGTCGGCCTGTCCGCCGCGATCGGCATGTGGCTGGAACGCTACATGCTGGTGGTCAGCTCGCTCTATCGCGACTGGCTGGAGAGTTCGGAGGGTCTGTTCCACGCCAGCTTCTGGGACTGGTCGCTGTTCGCCGGGACGATCGGCCTGTTCCTCACGCTGTTCCTGCTGTTCGTCCGCTTCCTTCCGGTGATCTCCGTTTTCGAGGTGGAGGAGGCGGCCGATGAGTGA